A region of the Candidatus Zixiibacteriota bacterium genome:
TTCCCCGCCACGTTCCTCCGTTGCGGTTCCTTTGGCCGGCTCGACCTTGGCGGGCGCGGTTTGCTCGACTGCGGGCGCATCGCTGGCCAGCATCGGTTTGAGCACTTTCAGCGTGACGACGTAGGCCGCGACGATGGCGACCAAGCCGATGACGCCGAAGATGGCGACCTTGGTCAGAAGCGCGGTCAGGTTGGACGGGAGTTTCACCTTGGCCGCCGCCGGCTGATGCTCAGTCGCTTCGGTTTTTTCTTTGACATCCGGCATCGCTATACTCTCTCGTTCTCACGGAAGGCGGCCGCCGGTGCGACGCTGTGGGTCGCGCGGCGGTACGCCACCGTTTTCTCGACAATTTCCTCTGTATTTTCCCGCACCATGATCTTCTTGCCTGTCGTCAGGCTGATGATCGTGTCCGGGATCTCCTCAACGAACTCGATCAGGTCGGCGTTGACGACGATCTGCTGTCCGTTGAGTCGGGTGACCTTAATCATGATGCCGCCTCAATCGCTTATCTCTTCAAGTTGACCAGATCATCGAGCATGTTGTCCGACGTCGTGATGACACGGGCGTTGGACTGGAAGCCGCGCTGGGCGATGATCATGTTGGTGAATTCCTGGGCCAGATCGACGTTGGCGGATTCGAGCGCGCCGGAGGAGATCGTCGCGGAGACGGTCTCACCGGCCGTGCCTTCAATGCCCTCGCCGGAGTTGGCCGAGGTCTGATAAAGCGACTCGCCCGCCTTGATCAAGCCGGCCTCGTTGTTGAAGTCCGCAAGGGTGACCTGAGCGAGGTTGCGCGAGACGCCGTTGGTGAAAATGCCGATGATCAGTCCGGTCGGGTCAATGGAGATCTTGTCGAGGATGCCCATGCCGTAGCCGTCCTGATTGATGGCGGCCACGGTCTCGACGCCGGAGAAGCCGGTCAGACCATCGTAGGCGCCGGAGGTGCCGGCGAACAAGTCAATTTGCGCCAGTCCGGCGCCGTTATTCGGGTCAAACTGCAGGTTGGTCGCGCCGCCGTCATAAGCCCAGCGCAACAGCGAACCGTCGGGGTTGAAGGTCACGGTCCCGGAGCCACCGGTCTGGATAGTCTCGCCGCCCTGCATTGTCACTTCCCAATACCACTTGTTCGGTTCATGGGACTTGATGAAGTTCGTCATCAGAGTATGAGTGCCGCCGAGCGAGTCATAGACAGTGAGCGAGGTGGCTTTCGACGTGTCGGCCGTGGTGATCGATGCGCTTCCGGCAATTAATCCGGCATCGCCGGTACTGGCCGTCACTCCGCCACCGCCCAAGCCGGTCACACCGGTCGCCAATCCGCTGCTGGAGGAGACGGAGATGCCGAGGTTGGTCGTCACGCTCGCGCCGCCGACGGAAGGTGTGAAGGTGTCAGTCGCGGCAAAAGTGTGATCAAGGCCGTTATTGACGCTGAACGCAGCTCCGGCCGCGGCGCCAAAGACGCGGTTGGCGATATCCCCGGCGACGGCCGTGTTGGTCACGACGTTATAGGTCGAGCCGGTCCCGGCCTTGGTGCGGGAAATCTCGACTTCCCCACCGACAATGCGAGCATCGACGCCGTCGATCAAGTCGATCGCAGCGACCAGCTCATTGATGGTCGAATTGAGGGTCAGGCCCGTAATTGTGATCGGTGTGGCGCCGTCGACGGTTAACGTCAGAGTCGGCGAGGTCACACCCAGCGTGGTCAGGGTCTCACTTCCGTCGAGAACATCGTTCGGGATGTTGTTGCCGACAGCGGTGGAAAAGGTGGCCTGGTTGCCGGTAACGGTGATAACATGCGTGCCGCCGGCGCCATCACGGGCAACGCCCGAGACCAACGACAGGTTGTTGGTGACCGGAGCGCCCTCCGTCAGGCTGGCATCGGAGCGGGTCGCCGAGGCGTCAAGGTTGTTACCGTATTCAACGCGCGAAGTCGGGAGCGCCGGATCCTGCTGGCCGAACGGCAGCTTGATATTGCCGACGGTGGCCGTCGACGGAATCTGCCCCGAGGCATCCGCCATCTTACCCTGCACGTACAGGCCATTGGCCGGATTCACGAGGAAGCTGTTGGCATCGAAGCCGAACGCTCCGGCACGGGTATAGAACTTGGAGTTGCCGTCGGAGAGAATGAAGAAGCCGTTGCCCTGGATCGCCATGTCGGTGATCTGCCCAGTCAGCTCAAGACCGCCCTGGGTGAACAGATTATCGATCGAGGCGACATTCATGCCGAGTCCGAGCTGGACCGGGTTGGTACCACCGGAGACGGCCGAGGGGCGACCGGCGCCGCGCAGGGTCTGCACCAGCGCTTCCTGGAAAATTGAACGGCCCGACTTGAAGCCGACCGTATTGATGTTCGAGATGTTGTTCCCGATGACGTTCATCCGCACCTGATGATTTCTCAGGCCTGCGACACCGGCGAAGAGTGATGCTAACATAGTTTCATAACCTCCATATCCAGGCTTCCTCAAAGGAGGTCCGGCCTGTACACATTTGTTTCTATCCTAAGACCACAGAATCGATATTCGTAAACACGCCATCCTTCATGCGCGAGGTGGCGATGGCTGTCAAGACCGTGCGCGACGGCACGTTGACTAAAAGTGCGAGGTCGTCGAGCAGGACGACGGAATCGCGCGCGCCTTTGCTGGCGACGCGATCGACGGCATCCGCAAGACGGGACATGCGATCGGGCGACATCTCGAGTTGGCGACGCTCGATGCGTTCGCTCAGGTGTTTGGAGAAAGTCAGTCCGTCGCCGTCCGCCGGTTGAAACCGAGAAACGGGGTTTGCGGCCGGTTGCGACGGGTTCGGACGAACTTGCGGAACGGCATTCAAGAATTCAGTCATCGTCTATCCTCCTGCCACGTGGCGAACAAGCGCCAGCGGAATCATGCCGCCATCGATCAGCAGGAAGGCCTGGCCGTCGACATACTCGACGCCTTCGACCACACCGCGGGTGAAGCTTGAGGCCGGGACCGACTGGCCCTTGGCATCGCGCAGATCGACGCGGAAGCCGTAATTGCCCGTGGCCAATTCGTTGCCGTTGGCATCGCGGCCGTTCCAGGCGATGCTGTGCTCGCCGGGACCGAGTTGAGAGACCGACAAGGTGCGGACGACTTCGCCAGCATCGTTGTAAATCGTGATGGTGCCGTTGAGGGAGAAGACACCGGTCGAGAAGGTGATCGGGCTGACGGTCTCGTCGCCGACAGTCGTGACGCTGGCGTCAGCCGTGATCGTTTTGCCGATCAGCGAGGTGGCCATCGTGTTATTGATGGTCTGCGACAGAAGCATGTTCCACTGCGTGTTCTGCGACAGCAGATCGTTCATGTTCTGCAGTTGCTCGAGCGACGAGAATTGGGTCATCTGTCCGATGAACTCCGCGTCGTTCATTGGCTCGAGCGGATTCTGGTACTTCATCTGCGCCGTCAGCATCTTCAGAAAGTCCTCCTTGCCAAGGGTCTCTTTCTTGGTAGAGGTCGATTCCGTCACTTGCGGCTGCAGGATCGAGCTGACTGATTGCGGTTCCATGGCTATCTCACGCTAACAGGTTGAGTCCATTGACTAAGGCCGTTAGACCCGTCGTCACGGTCACGGCGGCCGGGCTTTCGGCAACCGCTGCCGGAACGAATTGGCGGCGTGGCTGCCGGGGTTGGCGCGCAAACGCCTGCGAATGCCGCGACAGGGCATCCTCGCTGACGATAACTTCGATTTGATTCAGCTTGAGCCCGGCGCGTTCAAAGCTCTCGCGCAGCTGCGGCAGGTTGGCCTCAACCAGGCGGCGGGCATCGTCACTGGAGGTCTCCAGTCGCGCCGAGGTCTCATGCGGCGTCGTAACGAGGCGCACTTTGACGGTTCCGAGGTGCTCCGGTTGGAGTTGCAGCTTAATCTCGCCGCGCTTGATCAGAGTCTCGATCTGGACGCGCTTGAGCGAAACGTGGACGCGTTCGGTGTCAGGAATCTCGATGGCCGCGGTATTCGGCACTTGGCCGTGATCTTCGGCCGGCAATTTGTCGACTGCGGCAAAGGTGCTCTGTCCGGTGCCGGCACTGATAGTCAGATCTTGTTTAAGCATCTCAGATGGACGGATCGCTTCGGCGCCGGGCAATGGTTTCGGGCTTGTCTCGGACAGCGGTGCCGGCGCGGGCTTCGCAACGGCCGCCTCTGCCCCCACTTCGGAAGTTGGCGGTTGCGATCCAACTGCAGCGACAGGCTGTGCCGATGGTTGACCGCTCTTCTTGTGACCGGCAAGGTTGACCACCGAATGACCACGCAACGGCAGCGGCAGGGCCGCAAACTCCGCGACCGTCGGCTGAATAGTGGGATCTTTTGCCGCGGTTTCCGGCTGAAGTTTGACTGTGGCGTCGGTCTGCAGATGTCCATCCAGCGACTGGATGCGAAGCTCGGGAAATAGCTGCTGCAACTGGGATTTCAGTTGATGAACAGCCGCCGGCTGCGAGCCTGCAACGAACCGACTGACGCGAGGTGCGTCAGACAATGCCACGTCGGTGTCGGCAATTGGAGTCGGCTGAGTTAATGCGGCCACCAATTCTTGAGCGGTGATCGGCTGATCAACTTTGACATCAACGGTTGATGGCAGCGTAACAGCGACCGCGGTCTGGCTCGGGACTTGCGCGGGCTGACCGAGCATTTCGACGAGCATCACGGCCAACTGCTGATCGGCAAGCGGAGTCACGATATCAGCAACGACTGCGTCTTGATGCGCCGGTCGATTCGACTGATTTGGCAATGCTTGCGGCGAGGTGATGGCGGTGTTCGGATCCAACAACGCAAGGAGCGGCGGACCGGTATAAACCGTGGCATTGACGGCCGCGGGTTCAGACTGAGGAACCGCCAAGTGTGGTTGCGGGTCGACTTCTGTTGGCGAATGCGGCTGTTCCGATGCGACGGTTTGCTCGGCAAGTGCCGGAGTCAGCAGCGCAGCGGTCGTGCCGTCGGCATTGACCGGGACGATTGACTGCTGCACGGCAGCGTTCAAGGCCAACGCGAACAAGCCTGCGGGAACGACACCGGCCTGCGCTGACGGCGCTGCCGCGTTGGCTGCATTCGCAGTGGCGGGGACCTGAGTCAATATGTCGAGCAGCGGATTCATTTCGTCCTTAGTTGTTCATCGAAATCAGATACTGGGTGATGCGCGCGGCGCGCTCCGGCGGGAGCTGGCCGAGCACTTCGGAAGCCTTCTGCTTCTTCATCTTGCTGATCAGAATGCTGACCTGAGCATCTTCAAGGTTGGCCAGGATCGGAACGAGCGCGGAAGTTTCCATGCCTTCATAGAGCTTGGCCATCTGGGTGATATTGCCTTCTTCCGCAGCTTTCTTGCGGTCAAGCAGGGCTTCGACCTGGGCTTTGAGTTGTTCCAGTTGTTTGCGTTCAACGTTGAGTTGAGCCACCTTGCGGTCGATTTCCTGCCGCTGTTCTTCGTACCACTGGACTTTCTGGAGCGAATCGCGCACCATCGCCGAGTCGGTGACTTGCGTTTCAGTGGAACCGCCGTCGAAGCCGTCAAACAGCTCGTCGTAGGCGCTGGCGCCGGTGGATTCTTCGGAGTTGTCCGGTTCCTGAGCCACAGAGTCGCTTGCGGTCGCCGCCGGTTCGATTGATTGCGCTGACGGTTTGACGTTGGTGGAACTGAAGACCCCGAATTTCAGGGAGAAAATGATCACAAACACGACAAAGACGATCAGTCCGCCGGCGATCGGCGCCAGATGCGACTTGCCGCCGGCTTTGGCCTTTGGTGTCGGCTCGGCTTGCGGTGTTTGTTCTTGTTCTTTTTCCGGCATGTCTGCTCCTATTCAAGCGACAAATGCTTTTCTGCCGCTCTGCGAAGATGCAAGGGGGATGCCAAACCTGCCGGCGAACTCGCAAGTTTCTGCAAGGTAAGGCTTTAGTCGTGAGCGTCGATTGCGAGAGATGAGATGAAAGGCGACGGCGAGGAAAGATTTTCTTGGTGGAAGGAACTAAGTGTCGAGCGCCGTGGACGACCGAATTCGTAGCGGCAGACTACGGTTGAGTGAGTCGGCGCAGGTGTTTCAATGTCGTGTTGGGGTCGAGCGATCCCAAGTCGAGCTGGACGGATAGTTGACTAGCGCTGAGCCGGCGGCCGAAGGACCAGAATTCCTTCAACAAGTTACCGTAGTCAGGCTGGCGGAAGTAGTCGTCGCCGAGATTTTCCGTAGCGAAGTTTTGCAGAGCGGCCGCCAAGCCGAGTCCCTGCAGGTACTCGGCGGCAGTTTCCTCGCCAATACCGCGTAGATACATTTCACGGTCGACGGCACTCCATTCAAATCCGAAGAGTTGTCGATGCGATTGCTCGTATTCCGCCTGGATGTTCTCAGCTTCAGAAAACAGCACTTGTTCAAAGAGCACGTCGGCGCAGAGACGCCGCAACAACAGCAGGCGCTGGAATGCGGCCAAGCGGACGTAGCGGCGGGCGGCGGCAGGCGCCATGGTCAAGGTCTCGGTGAGATAGCGCGGTTCCAACAAGAGGTCTTCGAGCGCGAAGGCGGACGCCTCGCTGACGGCAACGCTGCCAAGCTGCGCCAGCTCCAACTCGCGCTCCTGTGAGTAGAGATAGCCGAGCGCGTGGCCAAGTTCGTGGTAGTACTCGTGAAAATGTGCAGAACCGCGCGGACAAGTAACGATGATACGAAGGTCACTGGGCGGCGCGATTGCGTAGGTTGAAGAACGACCGCCAAAATCAGAGCTGTCGACAACAATTTGGATGAGGATAAGGGTGTCCGGCGGCAGATGCCAGGCCCTGAGCGTGCGAGCTACAATCGGTGGCAGCGAATCAGGGTGAAACAGCGCTCCCAGGGGATCGGCGTTCATCAGGTAGGCAATATCGTAGCCACGCAAATTGTTGAGTTTGATGCCGGCAAGTTGCGGGACTAGATCTTCGGCCAGGGCGCGAAAGAGCGAGTCACTGGCAGTCAAGAATTCCTGGGCCTGGGTGGCCAGAGCGGCATAGTCGACATCGAGCTTCTCTTCCACGAACGACAGAATCGAGCCGTAGCCGAAGTGGTAGAGGGCAGAATCGGTGAGTTCGAGCACCCGCCGCCGTACGGCGTTTTCGCGCTGCAACAGCGGCAGAAGATTCTCGTAGAGCTGCTCGCGCAAAGTACGATCGGGGGATTCCGCCAACACGCGCGAGGCCTGAGGGAGTGAATACGTTCGATCATTGAGGTTGAAGCGGTAGCCGGACAGCATTTCTTCCAAGTACTGTCTCTCCGGTAACAAGGCGGCGCGAATGCGCGATTCGATCAGAAAGAGGCGGAGGCGACGGAACTTGCGTTCGTCCGGTCCGGGTTCGAAACTATCCTCCACCCGCTGCAGGAGTTCGATGTTGGCTTCCGAAAAGAGATTCTGATAGCGCGCGAAGATGTCGGCGCGCTCGTCGGGACCGGCACCGGTGCGGCTGTTGAATTCGTTTTTCTGCAATTCGCGCAGGAAATCACGAGCCTCGCCGCGCAATGCGATCACCTTTTCCCATTCGCTCTGGGCGATTTCCGATTTACGTTCGGAGGCGCAGGCACTGAGAAGCAGACCAGTTGCGGCGATCAGTACGGCGAGCAATCGTTGCATTGGGGTGACGGTACAGGAAACGAAGCCGCTTGTCCAATACAAATTGCGGCAGCTGTTTTGGGGCAAAAGAAAGCGGGCGCGATGTCGATCGCGCCCGCTGGAATGGACACAACGATGGGGGCAGCCTACGCTTCGGGCGCGGCGGCCTCGCCGGAGCCGGTGTTTTCCATGCCGGCATCTTCGAGCGCCGCAGCCATCTGCGAGGTCGTGATGGTCGGGTGCTTGGCGGCAAAGGCCTCCAACTCGGCGTGTTCACGGCCCTTGTAGTAGTCGTCAACGGAAAGGACGATCTTGCGCTGAGTCTGATCGAATTCGATCACCTTCAACGGGATTTCGTCGCCTTCCTTGAAGGCATCGCCCGGCTTGGTCAGGTCGGGCACGCCCAGATGATGGGTGGCCACAAAGCCTTCGACCTCGTTGCCGAGTTCGACGATGACGCCACGGTCAAGCACACGAGTAATGATGCCGACCGATTCGGTACCGATGCCGTATTTCAGCGCGTACGACGGCCACGGGTCGTCAAAGAGCTGCTTGTAGCCCAGCGAGATCCGGCGATTGGCGCGGTCGATCTTGAGCACGATCACGTCCACTTCCTGTCCCTTCTTCATGACTTCCGAAGGATGTTGGATGCGGCGATTCCACGACATATCGGAGATGTGCACCAGGCCGTCGATACCCTCTTCGAGTTCGATGAAGGCGCCGAAGGTCGTCAAGTTGCGCACTTTGCCGCGCACCTTCGAACCAATCGGGTACTTCTGGTCGAGGATGGTCCACGGATCAGGTTCCATCTGCTTGATGCCGAGGGAGATCTTCTCATTCTCCTTGTCGACAGCCAGGACGACGGCATCGAGGCGATCACCGACGTTCATGATCTTCGAAGGGTGCTTGATGTGCTGGGTCCAGCTCATTTCGCTGATGTGGATCAGGCCTTCGATGCCCTTCTCCAGCTCGACGAAAGCGCCGTAGTCGGTCAAGGAGACGACGGTGCCGTTCACCTTGCTGCCGACCGGGTACTTCTCCTCGATCCGCTCCCACGGGTACTCCGTGAGTTGCTTCATACCGAGCGAGATGCGGCCGGTATCTTTATCGAAATCGAGAATCTTCACTTTGATAGAATCGCCCAATTGCACCAGTTCCGACGGGTGGGAAATCCGGCCCCACGACATGTCGGTAATATGGAGCAGGCCGTCGAGTCCGCCGAGGTCGATGAAGACGCCGAAGTCGGTGATATTCTTGACCTGGCCTTCACGCACCTGGCCAACCTCGATGTGTTCGAGCAGTTTCTTGCGCATTTCTTCACGCTCGTGCTCGAGGACCACGCGGCGGCTGACGACGATATTGCGGCGGCTCTTATTGAGCTTGATAATCTTGAGCGGCAGGGTCTTGCCGATCAATTCGTCGAAATCGGGCACCTGGCGCAGGGCGATTTGCGACCCGGGCAGGAAAGCGTCGACACCAAATAGGTCGACGACGATGCCGCCCTTGATGCGGCGCATGAGACGGCCCTGGACCAGTTCGCCGGCGTCGTGGGCGTCGCGGATACGATCCCAGACGCGCATGAAATCGGCCTTCTGCTTGGACAAAATCAGTTGGCCGTTTTGATCTTCGACCGATTCGAGGTAGACGTCGATCTGGTCACCGACCATGATGTTGATCGGTTCCGGGAATTCCTCGATCGGGATGATGCCTTCGGATTTGAAGCCGACGTCGACAATCACGTCTTCGCGGGTGATGTCGAGGACGCGGCCCTTGATGATCTCGCCTTCGCGGATGTCCTGCAGCGTGTGGTTGTACATCGCCAGCAGTTCATCGTACTCCTTGGACGAATACTCCTCGTCGTCCAGTTCGGTCTGCTTGATGGCATCGACATGGGCAAACATGGCGCCGGTGTCGAAGCGACTCTGGGCGCGTTCGGAAACGCGGCGTTGGCGTTCGGTGGAGATGGAGCCGACTTCCTGGGCCAAGGTGGTCACCATCGAGGTGCCCTTTTGCTCGGCCTTGCTGACCTTCTTGACGATGGCGCCTTTGGCGCCGCGCGAAGATGACCTTTTGTCCTGAGCCTCACCTCCTGTCTTTGAAGTTAACTTAGTGGTTTTTGTGGTTTCGTCAGACATTTCTGTCTTCCTCCTTACGAACTATCGCTAACCCTTCCGGGCTGTTTTTGCTTGTTGGCTGCACGACACCTCCTGTAGTGAAAGTTACTCGTGACCGTAGTCGAGATTCGACCCGACCGTTTACTATCTGAGTTGCGCCCCAGGGACGCTTCAGAGCTTCTCCAATTCGGACTTCAGCCGACCAATTTCGCGCATGACGGTCTCAGTCAGATCGTCGTATCGCGGTTTGCCGCCGCCGGGGGCTGTGAAGCGGCTGACATCCAGCGGCTCGGCGAAGGCGATGCCCAGTTTAGCGCGGCGAAAGAACACGTCTTTCAGCCGGTTGGAGCCGACAATTGCCGTCGGGACTACCGGCACACCGGCGGAGAGCGCCAGCCGCGCCATACCGGGTTGAGCCCGTTGTATCTCACCCGTCTTCGAGCGCGTGCCCTCCGGAAAGAAGAGCAGCTGATCGCCCAGACGGAGATGATTCAAAGCGACTTTCCAAGCCGTCCGATCGGCTTCCCCGCGGCGTGCCGGAAAGGCATGAAAGAATTTCAGGATTGCGCCGATCAGCCGGTTTTCGAACAACTCGATCTTCGCGAAATAGTAAGACCGGCGCGACAACAGCGATCCAAGCAGGGGCGGATCGAAGTTGGACAGGTGATTCGACGCAATCACGGCCGCACCCGGCGGGACGTGTTCGTGTCCGACTACCCGCCAGCCCAGGAGTCCGCGCGCTCCGCAGCGAATCAGGATCTGGACCAGCCAGTACACCAAAATCAATCGACCGCGACCTGGCGAGCCAGATCGACGATTTTGCACACCTGCTGTTCGAAAGTCAGGTGCGACGTATCGAGGTCGATGGCGTCGGCCACTCGCGTCAACGGCGAAGCCGCGCGACTCGAGTCGGCGTGATCACGCCGCGCCAGCAGTTCGCTTTGCTCCTGCGACGAGGTCGTGACGCCAAGCTCGTTCATATCCTTGACGCGGCGCACGGCGCGCTCGCGAATATCCGCGTGCATATAGATTTTCAGATCGGCGTCCGGGAACACCACTGAAGTTGTATCCCGACCTTCGGCGACCACGCCGCCGCTGGCACCGATTTCCTGTTGCCGCCGGACCAGAATCTCGCGCACCTGGGGGTGTTGCGAGACCGGCGTCGTACCGGCGGTTACCTCCGGTGTGCGAATCTCGGAGGAGACGTCCTGCCCGTCGAGAAGAACCCGCTGGCTGCCCGCGACGATTCTGAACTCAATACGAGTCGAACGCGTCAGGTCGACAAGTCGATCCTGATCGTTCAGATCAAGTCCCTGGCGCAGGGCCTTCAGTGTTACCGCGCGATACATGGCCCCGGTATCGAGATAGAGCAATCCGAGGCGACGGGCGACTTCCCGGGCGGTGGTGCTCTTCCCCGATCCGGCCGGGCCGTCGATCGCGATCACGAGCTGTTGCAGTGACTTGTTCAATCCCTTGCGCAATTCAGGCACAGCCTTATAACAATAAACATAATCGCCGGATAATCAACAGAAAAGTCACCGCTCGGGTTCAGTGAAGTCCGACCTTTTTCTTGAGGCGGTCGACTTCGTGAGGACTCAGGAAGCGCCATTTGCCGCGCTCGAGGCCGGTCAAGGGGATTTCGTCGTATTTGATGCGAGTGAGGGCGATAACAGGAAACCCGATGATTTTGCACATGCGGCGGATTTCACGCTTTCGTCCTTCGGTCAATTCAATCGACAGCAGCGTCGTATCTTCTTCGCTTTCAAGGATCTTCACGCGGGCTTTTGCGATGTGGCCGTCCTCCAATTGGATTCCATCGAAGAAATGGCGCAGGTCTTCCTGACCGAGGCGACCTTTCACGCTGACGTGATAGAGCTTCTTGACCCCGTAGCTTGGGTGGGCGAGGCGGAAAGCCAGTTCGCCGTCGTCGGTAAGCAGCAACAGCCCTTCGGAATCAAGATCGAGCCGACCGACCGGGTAGACGCGCTGCTTGAGTCCGCGCAGAAGCCAGCGGATCGTCCTGCGGCCAAAGTCATCCTTTAAGGTAACAAGGTAACCTTTTGGTTTATATAGGGCTAAGTATACGTGCTCCGAAGGTCGAACGCACGGTCTGCCGTCGACTGTGATCTGATCGGTGTTCTCGTCGATATTTGTTCCGAGCTTGATGACGGTTTCCCCGTTGACTGTAACCTTGCCGCTGGCGATGAGCAAGTCAGCCGCACGACGTGAGGCGAGCCCGCAGAGTGAGATGTAACGGTTTAGGCGCAAGATCAGCTATTGGGGTTGTTCTGGTCACCGTCCAGCTCATCAAGATCAAGCTCGGCGGTGTCTTCTTCATCGGTGACATCAGGCGCAAGATCGTAGCGGGACGTCAAGGCGTCGGCGGCGGCATCGGCCAAGTCAGTAACAGTATCCGCCGCATCTGCGGTCGAGGCGCCCAGCTCAAGCTCGGGCTGGCGGTGCGCCAGCACCTTGTGGGAGGCAACCTCTGCGAGCCGCGGCAATTGCTCAAGGCCGGCAATGCCGAAGTATTCCAGAAATTTCTGTGTCGTGGCATAGAGGAGCGGCTTGCCGACCTTCTCTGCCCTGCCGGCCATCTTGATCAACTTCCGTTCGAGCAGAGTCTGAACCACACCATCGGCGGCAACACCGCGGATTTGTTCGATCTCGCCCTTGGTGATCGGCTGTTTGTAAGCGATGATGGCGAGCGTCTCCAACCCGGCCGGGGTCAGACGGCGATCGCGCTGAACCGAAAAGTACTTCTCAACCTGCACCGCAAAATCGGGAATCAGGTAGTATTGAAAGCCGCCGGCGATTTCACGGATGCGGAAGGTATTGTTGTTCGCCGTGTATTTCTCGTTCAACTTGTCGACGATGCCTTTGACACCGCCTTTGTGGCGCGAGGAGAGAAGCTTCTTCAATTCGACGGTCGGCATCGGCCGCGGCGACGAAAACAGCACCGCCTCGATCAGATTGATTTCTTCCTCGGTATATCCCTGCGGATTAGAGTCGGACGACATAGATTTCTCCAAAGTGTTGGTGCTGGCGGGCGGCGATGCGTTGCAGTTTGACCAGTTCCAG
Encoded here:
- a CDS encoding flagellar FlbD family protein, translating into MIKVTRLNGQQIVVNADLIEFVEEIPDTIISLTTGKKIMVRENTEEIVEKTVAYRRATHSVAPAAAFRENERV
- a CDS encoding flagellar hook-basal body complex protein, translated to MLASLFAGVAGLRNHQVRMNVIGNNISNINTVGFKSGRSIFQEALVQTLRGAGRPSAVSGGTNPVQLGLGMNVASIDNLFTQGGLELTGQITDMAIQGNGFFILSDGNSKFYTRAGAFGFDANSFLVNPANGLYVQGKMADASGQIPSTATVGNIKLPFGQQDPALPTSRVEYGNNLDASATRSDASLTEGAPVTNNLSLVSGVARDGAGGTHVITVTGNQATFSTAVGNNIPNDVLDGSETLTTLGVTSPTLTLTVDGATPITITGLTLNSTINELVAAIDLIDGVDARIVGGEVEISRTKAGTGSTYNVVTNTAVAGDIANRVFGAAAGAAFSVNNGLDHTFAATDTFTPSVGGASVTTNLGISVSSSSGLATGVTGLGGGGVTASTGDAGLIAGSASITTADTSKATSLTVYDSLGGTHTLMTNFIKSHEPNKWYWEVTMQGGETIQTGGSGTVTFNPDGSLLRWAYDGGATNLQFDPNNGAGLAQIDLFAGTSGAYDGLTGFSGVETVAAINQDGYGMGILDKISIDPTGLIIGIFTNGVSRNLAQVTLADFNNEAGLIKAGESLYQTSANSGEGIEGTAGETVSATISSGALESANVDLAQEFTNMIIAQRGFQSNARVITTSDNMLDDLVNLKR
- a CDS encoding flagellar biosynthesis protein produces the protein MTEFLNAVPQVRPNPSQPAANPVSRFQPADGDGLTFSKHLSERIERRQLEMSPDRMSRLADAVDRVASKGARDSVVLLDDLALLVNVPSRTVLTAIATSRMKDGVFTNIDSVVLG
- a CDS encoding flagellar hook assembly protein FlgD, translating into MEPQSVSSILQPQVTESTSTKKETLGKEDFLKMLTAQMKYQNPLEPMNDAEFIGQMTQFSSLEQLQNMNDLLSQNTQWNMLLSQTINNTMATSLIGKTITADASVTTVGDETVSPITFSTGVFSLNGTITIYNDAGEVVRTLSVSQLGPGEHSIAWNGRDANGNELATGNYGFRVDLRDAKGQSVPASSFTRGVVEGVEYVDGQAFLLIDGGMIPLALVRHVAGG
- a CDS encoding flagellar hook-length control protein FliK, with the translated sequence MNPLLDILTQVPATANAANAAAPSAQAGVVPAGLFALALNAAVQQSIVPVNADGTTAALLTPALAEQTVASEQPHSPTEVDPQPHLAVPQSEPAAVNATVYTGPPLLALLDPNTAITSPQALPNQSNRPAHQDAVVADIVTPLADQQLAVMLVEMLGQPAQVPSQTAVAVTLPSTVDVKVDQPITAQELVAALTQPTPIADTDVALSDAPRVSRFVAGSQPAAVHQLKSQLQQLFPELRIQSLDGHLQTDATVKLQPETAAKDPTIQPTVAEFAALPLPLRGHSVVNLAGHKKSGQPSAQPVAAVGSQPPTSEVGAEAAVAKPAPAPLSETSPKPLPGAEAIRPSEMLKQDLTISAGTGQSTFAAVDKLPAEDHGQVPNTAAIEIPDTERVHVSLKRVQIETLIKRGEIKLQLQPEHLGTVKVRLVTTPHETSARLETSSDDARRLVEANLPQLRESFERAGLKLNQIEVIVSEDALSRHSQAFARQPRQPRRQFVPAAVAESPAAVTVTTGLTALVNGLNLLA
- the rpsA gene encoding 30S ribosomal protein S1 → MSDETTKTTKLTSKTGGEAQDKRSSSRGAKGAIVKKVSKAEQKGTSMVTTLAQEVGSISTERQRRVSERAQSRFDTGAMFAHVDAIKQTELDDEEYSSKEYDELLAMYNHTLQDIREGEIIKGRVLDITREDVIVDVGFKSEGIIPIEEFPEPINIMVGDQIDVYLESVEDQNGQLILSKQKADFMRVWDRIRDAHDAGELVQGRLMRRIKGGIVVDLFGVDAFLPGSQIALRQVPDFDELIGKTLPLKIIKLNKSRRNIVVSRRVVLEHEREEMRKKLLEHIEVGQVREGQVKNITDFGVFIDLGGLDGLLHITDMSWGRISHPSELVQLGDSIKVKILDFDKDTGRISLGMKQLTEYPWERIEEKYPVGSKVNGTVVSLTDYGAFVELEKGIEGLIHISEMSWTQHIKHPSKIMNVGDRLDAVVLAVDKENEKISLGIKQMEPDPWTILDQKYPIGSKVRGKVRNLTTFGAFIELEEGIDGLVHISDMSWNRRIQHPSEVMKKGQEVDVIVLKIDRANRRISLGYKQLFDDPWPSYALKYGIGTESVGIITRVLDRGVIVELGNEVEGFVATHHLGVPDLTKPGDAFKEGDEIPLKVIEFDQTQRKIVLSVDDYYKGREHAELEAFAAKHPTITTSQMAAALEDAGMENTGSGEAAAPEA
- a CDS encoding 1-acyl-sn-glycerol-3-phosphate acyltransferase produces the protein MYWLVQILIRCGARGLLGWRVVGHEHVPPGAAVIASNHLSNFDPPLLGSLLSRRSYYFAKIELFENRLIGAILKFFHAFPARRGEADRTAWKVALNHLRLGDQLLFFPEGTRSKTGEIQRAQPGMARLALSAGVPVVPTAIVGSNRLKDVFFRRAKLGIAFAEPLDVSRFTAPGGGKPRYDDLTETVMREIGRLKSELEKL
- a CDS encoding (d)CMP kinase, translating into MQQLVIAIDGPAGSGKSTTAREVARRLGLLYLDTGAMYRAVTLKALRQGLDLNDQDRLVDLTRSTRIEFRIVAGSQRVLLDGQDVSSEIRTPEVTAGTTPVSQHPQVREILVRRQQEIGASGGVVAEGRDTTSVVFPDADLKIYMHADIRERAVRRVKDMNELGVTTSSQEQSELLARRDHADSSRAASPLTRVADAIDLDTSHLTFEQQVCKIVDLARQVAVD